The Mycoplasma sp. 1654_15 genome contains a region encoding:
- a CDS encoding deoxycytidylate deaminase yields MKNKTIKWDEYFLALAKISAKRSKDPNTQVGACIVSKQNRVLGLGYNGMPKGNDIDFPWSKDSNKASEVKYSYVIHAEINAILNSILPLNTVEDAKLYVSLFPCSNCATVIAQTGITTIYFDDDKYHHTEDSAISRFIFEKSKIKTIKLKKFNVNIEN; encoded by the coding sequence ATGAAAAATAAAACAATAAAGTGGGATGAATATTTTTTAGCATTAGCAAAAATAAGCGCAAAAAGAAGCAAAGATCCTAACACTCAAGTTGGAGCTTGCATAGTAAGTAAACAAAATAGAGTTTTAGGGCTTGGCTATAATGGTATGCCAAAAGGTAATGATATTGATTTTCCTTGATCTAAAGATTCTAATAAAGCTAGCGAAGTAAAATATTCATATGTAATTCATGCAGAAATAAATGCTATTTTAAATTCCATTTTACCCTTAAATACAGTAGAAGATGCAAAACTTTATGTTTCTTTATTTCCTTGTTCAAATTGTGCAACAGTTATTGCACAAACAGGTATAACTACAATTTATTTTGATGATGATAAGTACCATCATACTGAAGATTCAGCCATATCAAGATTTATTTTTGAGAAAAGTAAAATTAAAACAATTAAACTCAAAAAATTTAATGTAAATATAGAAAATTAA
- the deoD gene encoding purine-nucleoside phosphorylase: MTPHISAEKEKIAKIVLMPGDPLRAKFIAENYLEDAELVSSVRNVFIYTGFYKEKQITVAASGMGTGSIGIYAYELFKFYDVEKIIRIGSAGSYREDLKVHDILIAEEAISDTCSFAKLMLGKKKHVIQSNKDLVADLLSIANKKGVNVSLERVHSTDAFYSQRPLETTIKLTEASAVEMESFALFVVAKLLKKQAASLLTISDNLITKEELNPLERQNGFTKMMEIALEIK; the protein is encoded by the coding sequence ATGACACCACATATAAGTGCTGAAAAAGAAAAAATAGCTAAAATAGTTTTAATGCCAGGAGATCCATTAAGAGCAAAATTTATAGCTGAAAATTATTTAGAAGATGCTGAATTAGTTTCATCAGTGAGAAATGTATTCATTTACACAGGTTTTTATAAAGAAAAACAAATTACTGTAGCAGCTTCAGGAATGGGTACAGGTTCAATTGGAATCTATGCTTATGAATTATTTAAATTTTATGATGTTGAGAAAATAATAAGAATTGGTTCTGCAGGAAGTTATAGAGAAGATTTAAAAGTACATGATATTTTAATTGCAGAAGAAGCAATTTCTGATACTTGTTCTTTTGCTAAATTAATGTTAGGTAAGAAAAAACATGTAATTCAATCTAATAAAGATTTAGTTGCTGATTTACTATCAATTGCTAACAAAAAAGGAGTTAATGTTTCTTTAGAAAGAGTACATTCAACTGACGCTTTTTATTCACAAAGACCACTTGAAACTACAATTAAACTTACAGAAGCTTCTGCTGTTGAAATGGAATCTTTTGCACTTTTTGTTGTTGCAAAATTATTAAAAAAACAAGCAGCTAGTTTATTAACAATTTCAGATAATTTAATCACTAAAGAAGAATTAAATCCATTAGAAAGACAAAATGGATTTACAAAAATGATGGAAATAGCTTTAGAAATAAAGTAA
- a CDS encoding S8 family serine peptidase, whose protein sequence is MKKLKKFLKLFITAGIFVSPVFYLFASSTSIIKQFKNNNEEFASLNFSSEKFAINNWNFSVKNTIDEDLKQYINEANKSIELKIYLDIYRETGNLEQRINTLVNKIKYEFKNSNINWKVETSKMLPIAWFYFDNVEQASNFVKTIDKLDYVSRIVFYKKNAMVSNWYPQYIGSELNCDLYPGKCVETGELHSVSALLRGNYNSETKVETTDKTIKKEEYFERTQIDNQSIFTDINFTKKKQQEVENNSKISNVGVLEYYYGTINNFHTFFKKPKIFDTSKELSIDDHGLLVSSIIGGNKGIGKKAQVFYSYFTSKNSTWQRSLEWLVLDNNVRIINHSYGSAESYPIDYNDKSFFIDYIARRYGVVNVFSSGNGYDKTEGQWIDERKLSSNSIVVGATEPRENRNKPIQITPFSNRTLHPKFPNLPKPLVVAPGEIKFQGGAKRGTSYSAPIVTASLANLLKLFPNLDNDEFRVPISMVILAASSQLPKNYNLSNLNSNGFDHTYGAGLIDFEKMVEAAKNVQTFSISEKNVNKDLFNINNIWLNKNDEINVSIAWLFNAGILKRSEPEFTDEDINFLLDSKKSTKSDSTDKKIELLELKKKKWRSTHIDNTRLTQSATLKKQNDNWFSDLDMYLEKWENGSWKEVKKSVATKTNVELIKFKITQPGTYRIRIRQYSSVLFENSVKDIGAITYTIKRG, encoded by the coding sequence ATGAAAAAATTAAAGAAATTTCTAAAATTATTCATAACTGCTGGAATTTTTGTTTCACCAGTTTTTTATTTATTCGCTAGTTCAACTAGCATAATCAAGCAATTTAAAAACAATAACGAAGAGTTTGCATCATTAAATTTTTCAAGTGAAAAATTTGCAATTAATAACTGAAATTTTTCAGTTAAAAATACAATAGATGAAGATTTAAAACAATATATAAATGAAGCAAATAAATCTATTGAATTAAAAATTTATTTAGATATTTATAGAGAAACGGGAAATTTGGAACAAAGAATTAATACTCTTGTAAATAAAATCAAATATGAATTTAAAAATAGCAATATAAATTGAAAAGTTGAAACAAGTAAAATGTTACCAATAGCTTGATTTTATTTCGATAATGTTGAACAAGCTTCAAATTTTGTCAAAACAATTGACAAACTAGATTATGTTTCAAGAATTGTTTTTTATAAGAAAAATGCTATGGTATCAAATTGATATCCTCAATACATAGGTTCTGAATTAAACTGCGATTTATATCCTGGTAAGTGTGTTGAAACAGGAGAATTACATTCCGTAAGCGCATTATTGAGGGGTAATTATAATTCTGAAACTAAAGTTGAAACTACTGATAAAACAATAAAAAAAGAAGAATATTTTGAAAGAACACAAATAGATAATCAATCTATTTTTACAGATATAAACTTTACTAAAAAGAAACAACAAGAAGTTGAAAATAATTCTAAAATATCTAATGTAGGAGTTTTAGAATATTATTATGGTACTATTAATAATTTTCATACTTTTTTCAAGAAACCTAAAATTTTTGATACATCAAAAGAGTTATCAATAGATGATCATGGCTTATTAGTATCTAGTATAATTGGAGGAAATAAAGGAATAGGTAAAAAAGCGCAAGTTTTTTACTCATATTTTACTTCTAAAAATTCTACTTGACAAAGATCTCTAGAATGGTTAGTTTTAGATAATAACGTTAGAATAATAAATCATAGTTATGGTTCGGCTGAGAGTTATCCAATAGATTATAATGATAAATCATTTTTTATTGATTATATAGCGAGAAGATATGGCGTTGTTAATGTGTTTTCATCAGGAAATGGTTATGACAAAACTGAAGGACAATGAATTGATGAAAGAAAATTATCTAGTAATTCTATAGTAGTTGGAGCTACTGAACCTAGAGAAAATAGAAATAAACCTATACAAATAACACCTTTTTCAAATAGAACTTTACATCCAAAATTTCCAAATCTTCCAAAACCATTAGTTGTAGCTCCTGGTGAAATTAAATTTCAAGGAGGAGCCAAAAGAGGAACTAGCTATTCTGCACCAATAGTAACCGCCTCACTTGCAAATTTATTAAAACTATTCCCTAATTTAGATAATGATGAATTTAGAGTTCCTATCTCAATGGTTATTTTAGCTGCATCTTCTCAACTACCAAAAAACTATAATTTATCAAATTTAAATTCTAATGGTTTTGATCACACTTATGGGGCTGGTTTAATAGATTTCGAAAAAATGGTAGAAGCTGCTAAAAATGTTCAAACATTTTCTATTTCTGAAAAAAATGTAAATAAAGATTTATTTAATATTAATAATATTTGATTAAATAAAAATGATGAAATAAATGTTTCTATTGCTTGATTATTTAATGCTGGTATTTTAAAGAGATCTGAACCTGAATTTACAGATGAAGATATTAATTTTTTACTTGATTCTAAAAAATCGACAAAGTCTGATTCAACTGATAAAAAAATAGAATTATTAGAATTAAAAAAGAAAAAATGAAGAAGTACTCATATCGATAATACCAGATTAACACAAAGTGCTACACTTAAGAAACAAAATGATAATTGATTTTCTGATTTAGATATGTATTTAGAAAAATGAGAAAACGGAAGTTGAAAAGAAGTTAAAAAGTCTGTTGCTACAAAAACTAATGTTGAATTAATAAAATTTAAAATTACTCAACCTGGAACTTACAGAATTCGTATCAGACAATACTCAAGTGTTTTATTTGAAAATTCAGTAAAAGATATTGGAGCAATTACTTATACAATAAAAAGGGGTTAA
- a CDS encoding DNA-methyltransferase — translation MDNSEIKNKILQGDSLKVLATIKDETFDFCFADPPYFLQLEEGKKLYRVEGSEFDGCDDEWDKFDSMEEYKKWTKAWLTQVRRVLKKNGSICIISGMQSIYEIGNILRELGFWVINDIIWQKTNPTPNFGGTRLNNSHETLIWASKSKKSKFTFNYKTGKFLNNGKQMGSIWQFSVCSGNERLKDSNNRKLHNTQKPEALLYRIITLFTKKGDLILDPFGGTMTTAAVAKKTGRDFTTIELDPTYIKYGQIRVDNVKEDLGDVENAVFDIKPLKVSLSEIIQSGYLTTGETFYHKNGEHAILTNNKGYLTYKNETNSIHEITAKMMNRKVRVNAFDYLYVKRDGKLVSISDIRDLYREQIKLSLLK, via the coding sequence ATGGACAATTCAGAAATAAAAAATAAAATTTTACAAGGAGATTCATTAAAAGTTTTAGCAACTATAAAAGATGAAACTTTTGATTTTTGTTTTGCTGATCCTCCTTACTTTTTACAACTTGAAGAAGGTAAAAAACTTTATAGAGTAGAAGGTAGTGAGTTTGATGGTTGTGATGATGAATGAGATAAATTCGATTCAATGGAAGAATACAAAAAATGAACAAAAGCTTGACTAACACAAGTGCGCAGAGTATTAAAGAAAAATGGTTCTATTTGTATTATTTCAGGTATGCAATCTATTTATGAAATAGGAAATATTTTAAGAGAATTAGGTTTTTGAGTTATCAACGACATAATTTGACAAAAAACTAATCCAACCCCAAACTTTGGAGGCACTAGATTAAACAATTCTCACGAAACACTCATATGAGCTTCAAAATCTAAAAAATCTAAATTTACTTTTAATTACAAAACAGGAAAATTCCTAAACAATGGAAAACAAATGGGTTCCATTTGACAGTTTTCAGTATGCTCAGGTAATGAAAGATTAAAAGATAGCAATAATCGTAAACTTCACAATACTCAAAAACCAGAAGCTTTGCTATATCGAATAATAACTTTATTTACTAAGAAAGGTGATTTAATTTTAGATCCTTTTGGAGGCACAATGACAACAGCAGCTGTAGCCAAAAAAACAGGGAGAGATTTTACAACGATAGAATTAGATCCTACTTATATTAAATATGGTCAAATCAGAGTAGACAATGTAAAAGAAGATTTAGGTGATGTAGAAAACGCAGTTTTTGACATTAAACCCTTAAAAGTTTCTTTATCAGAAATTATTCAATCAGGTTATTTAACAACAGGTGAAACTTTTTATCATAAAAATGGTGAACATGCTATTCTTACAAATAATAAAGGTTATCTAACATATAAAAATGAAACTAACTCAATACACGAAATAACTGCCAAAATGATGAACAGAAAAGTTAGAGTAAATGCTTTTGATTATTTATATGTAAAAAGAGATGGTAAATTAGTTTCTATTTCAGATATTAGAGATTTATATAGAGAACAAATAAAATTATCTTTGTTAAAATAA
- the secA gene encoding preprotein translocase subunit SecA — MKAIQKFFSTSSEMRFAQRLLKKINDLTGKYSNMSDSELMNQTYEFKKRLSAGETLADIRVEAFAVAREATKRVLGKKPYDVQILGGLILDFGSVAEMKTGEGKTIASIAPVYLNALAGEGVIVSTVNEYLTERDAHETGQVYNFLGLSVGINKVGLDNETKRLMYSADITYSVHSELGFDYLRDNMVFSKEEKVQRSLNFCLIDEIDSILIDEAKTPLIISGGQNHNSSIYLAANQFVNTLKDEDFYIDLETKGIKLNDQGIDKANKFFKVRNLYEIDNSELVHRVQNALRACKVMKRDVEYIVRDGKIELVDPFTGRVMQGRSYSEGLQQALQAKENLEIEPETQTLATITYQNFFRLFKKLCGMTGTAKTEEQEFIDVYNMRVNVIPTNKPIRRKDDTDLIFASLRAKNKAIINEIKKIHATGQPILVGTSQVNESETLSALLDKENLYHTVLNAKQNEQEAEIISQAGQKGAITIATNMAGRGTDIKLGEGVLELGGLYILGTDKAEARRIDNQLRGRSGRQGDIGYSRFFISIEDPLLQRFSNFQHIQNAYSEQGDEAIKGKTIHSILLRAQKKIEGFNFDTRKSVLSYDDVIRQERDLIYTQRDILLESTNFDHYIQRMISRTVDLILGYDFIIKSNKEVNYTNLVAFLNDNLSRITHYDFAELNLEKYHYEDLKEVLEKALNKIYFETIQYQLKQNLSDNYFAEERHIILSALDTKWKGHIDTIDKLRSSANLVQYSQKNPYQIFTEEATKKFEILINESAYQAVLSLFNNANARKNETVDYQLSNGQIISFNADTPAEIVQQVIQQNEAYIQQLNLEYEQKQQRLNLLYEETQQILSTVKENPEDQEFEIYTLKNGDTLNINKNLDFDYKQQMIIEAVFKLQEKEELEKQIQENNENSKENEELSIDSLVSESPSNSSEELPINSTTLEDTQEEKEESPEDKREEEIEDKVQEKEENPENAEL, encoded by the coding sequence ATGAAAGCAATACAAAAGTTTTTTTCCACTTCTTCAGAAATGAGATTCGCTCAAAGATTATTAAAAAAAATTAATGATTTAACTGGCAAATATTCTAATATGTCAGATAGCGAATTGATGAATCAAACATACGAATTCAAAAAACGTTTATCTGCAGGTGAGACTTTAGCTGACATTAGAGTAGAAGCTTTTGCTGTAGCCAGAGAAGCTACAAAAAGAGTTTTGGGTAAAAAACCTTATGATGTACAAATCTTAGGTGGTTTAATTTTAGACTTTGGATCTGTAGCTGAAATGAAGACAGGTGAAGGAAAAACTATTGCTTCAATTGCACCTGTTTACTTAAATGCATTAGCAGGTGAAGGAGTTATTGTTTCTACAGTTAATGAATATTTAACAGAACGTGATGCCCATGAAACAGGTCAAGTTTATAATTTTTTAGGTCTTTCAGTTGGTATTAATAAAGTAGGTTTAGATAACGAAACCAAAAGATTAATGTATTCAGCTGATATTACTTATTCTGTTCACTCAGAACTAGGTTTTGATTATCTAAGAGATAATATGGTCTTCTCAAAAGAAGAAAAAGTGCAAAGAAGCCTTAATTTTTGCTTAATCGATGAGATTGATTCAATTTTGATTGATGAAGCAAAAACTCCATTAATTATTTCAGGTGGACAAAATCATAATTCTTCAATTTATTTAGCTGCAAATCAGTTTGTAAATACTTTAAAAGACGAAGATTTTTACATTGATTTAGAAACTAAAGGAATTAAACTAAACGATCAAGGAATTGACAAAGCAAATAAGTTTTTTAAGGTAAGAAATTTATACGAAATTGACAATTCAGAACTAGTTCATAGAGTACAAAATGCTTTACGTGCTTGCAAAGTTATGAAGCGTGATGTTGAATACATTGTTAGAGATGGAAAAATTGAGTTAGTTGATCCATTTACAGGTCGTGTGATGCAAGGAAGATCTTATTCTGAAGGGCTTCAACAAGCGCTACAGGCTAAAGAAAATTTAGAAATTGAGCCTGAAACACAAACATTAGCTACTATTACTTATCAAAACTTTTTTAGATTGTTTAAAAAGCTTTGTGGTATGACAGGAACTGCTAAAACTGAAGAGCAAGAATTTATTGATGTTTACAATATGCGTGTAAATGTAATTCCTACAAACAAACCAATTAGAAGAAAAGATGATACAGACTTGATTTTTGCTTCATTAAGAGCTAAAAATAAAGCAATTATTAATGAAATTAAAAAAATTCATGCAACAGGACAACCCATTTTAGTTGGTACTTCACAAGTTAATGAATCTGAAACACTTTCTGCCTTGTTAGATAAAGAAAATTTATATCATACAGTTTTAAACGCTAAGCAAAATGAACAAGAAGCCGAAATTATTTCACAAGCTGGTCAAAAAGGGGCTATTACAATAGCTACTAATATGGCAGGACGTGGAACAGATATTAAACTTGGTGAAGGAGTTTTAGAACTCGGCGGATTGTATATTTTAGGAACAGATAAAGCAGAAGCTAGAAGAATTGACAATCAATTAAGAGGGCGTTCTGGGCGTCAAGGAGATATTGGTTATTCAAGATTTTTTATTTCAATTGAAGATCCTTTATTACAAAGATTTTCTAATTTTCAGCACATTCAAAATGCTTATAGTGAACAAGGTGATGAAGCTATAAAAGGAAAGACAATTCATAGCATTTTGCTTCGTGCACAGAAGAAAATTGAAGGATTTAATTTCGATACTCGTAAGTCAGTTTTAAGTTACGATGATGTTATTAGACAAGAAAGAGATTTAATTTATACACAAAGAGATATTCTTCTAGAATCAACAAATTTTGATCATTATATTCAAAGAATGATTTCTAGAACCGTTGATTTAATTTTGGGCTATGATTTTATAATTAAATCCAATAAAGAAGTAAATTATACTAATTTAGTAGCTTTTTTAAATGATAACTTATCAAGAATAACACATTATGATTTTGCAGAGTTAAATTTAGAAAAATATCATTACGAAGATTTAAAAGAAGTTCTTGAAAAAGCTTTAAACAAAATATATTTTGAAACTATTCAATATCAATTAAAACAAAATTTATCAGATAATTATTTTGCTGAAGAAAGACACATTATTTTATCTGCTTTGGATACAAAGTGAAAAGGGCACATTGATACAATTGATAAATTACGTTCATCTGCTAATTTAGTTCAGTATTCACAAAAAAATCCTTATCAAATTTTCACTGAAGAAGCAACTAAAAAGTTTGAAATTTTAATAAATGAAAGTGCATATCAAGCAGTTTTATCTTTATTTAACAACGCAAATGCTAGAAAAAACGAAACAGTGGATTACCAACTTTCAAATGGTCAAATTATTAGCTTTAACGCAGATACCCCTGCTGAAATAGTACAACAAGTAATTCAACAAAATGAAGCTTATATTCAACAATTAAACCTTGAATATGAACAAAAACAACAACGTTTAAATCTGCTTTATGAAGAAACTCAACAAATTCTTTCTACTGTAAAAGAAAACCCTGAAGATCAAGAATTTGAAATTTACACCCTTAAAAATGGTGATACTTTAAATATCAATAAAAATTTAGATTTTGATTATAAACAACAAATGATTATAGAAGCTGTTTTCAAATTACAAGAAAAAGAAGAATTAGAGAAACAAATTCAAGAAAATAATGAAAATAGCAAGGAAAATGAAGAACTTTCAATAGATTCATTAGTTTCAGAATCACCATCTAATTCTTCAGAAGAATTACCAATAAATTCAACAACACTAGAAGATACTCAAGAAGAAAAAGAAGAATCACCTGAAGATAAAAGAGAAGAAGAAATTGAAGATAAAGTTCAAGAAAAAGAAGAAAATCCAGAAAATGCTGAATTATAA
- a CDS encoding HpyAIV family type II restriction enzyme — translation MIVSKEEIFKIIDKYMSQDEEFYLELLKKIIKEPERYFGVFRLSKLKNKLIQNITQSREIRFGNILEDIVSKYLEKMGYENINKNLGKNEQNQVLKTDQFFKNNSNSNILYMVEMKVRDDHDSAKKWGEFKKFKSKISLIKKQNPNKLIKAIMWFVDENFDKNQKYYREEIQKLNIENVELYLFYGSEFFSILKNGNNSWNELIDSITDYKKNKIQNEIIDLNFGKNPEVLKALVKLGNKNWNKLISEDLIYKQLRQEIFSDGDNLSKAKKERESLQTTKKKEGKNGQFRNKK, via the coding sequence ATGATAGTTTCAAAAGAAGAAATATTTAAAATTATAGACAAATATATGAGTCAAGATGAAGAGTTTTATCTTGAATTATTAAAGAAAATAATAAAAGAACCAGAAAGATATTTTGGTGTGTTCAGGCTTTCAAAACTAAAAAATAAATTGATACAAAATATTACTCAAAGTCGAGAAATTAGATTTGGTAATATTTTAGAAGATATTGTCAGTAAATATCTAGAAAAAATGGGATATGAAAATATAAATAAAAATTTAGGAAAAAATGAACAAAATCAAGTTTTAAAAACAGATCAATTTTTTAAAAATAATTCGAATTCTAATATTTTATATATGGTTGAAATGAAGGTCAGAGATGATCATGACAGTGCAAAAAAATGAGGAGAATTTAAAAAATTTAAAAGTAAAATTTCTTTGATAAAAAAACAAAATCCAAATAAACTTATTAAAGCAATTATGTGGTTTGTAGATGAAAATTTTGACAAAAATCAAAAATATTATCGAGAAGAAATTCAAAAATTAAATATCGAAAATGTAGAATTATATTTATTTTATGGTTCAGAATTTTTCAGTATATTAAAAAATGGTAATAATTCTTGAAATGAGTTAATAGATTCAATAACAGATTACAAAAAAAATAAAATCCAAAATGAAATTATAGATTTAAATTTCGGTAAAAATCCAGAAGTTTTAAAAGCACTTGTAAAACTAGGGAATAAAAATTGAAATAAACTTATTTCAGAAGATTTAATTTATAAACAATTAAGGCAAGAAATATTTAGTGATGGTGATAACTTGTCTAAAGCAAAAAAAGAAAGAGAATCTTTGCAAACAACAAAGAAAAAAGAAGGAAAAAATGGACAATTCAGAAATAAAAAATAA
- the upp gene encoding uracil phosphoribosyltransferase yields MLKILTHPIIETKLTKMRDQNTPHHIFRMLLEEISSLMVYEILRDYKTKPLHVKTPTNSIHHGQQLDEKIVLVPILRAGLGMLQGILSLVPTAHVGHIGLYREETTFEIKSYYFKLPTVEKSSKIFILDPMLATGNSTIKAIDFVKQEGFTDITLVNLVAAPEGIKAVEAKHPDVNIYVAAVDSHLNEKKYIVPGLGDAGDRIFGTK; encoded by the coding sequence ATGTTAAAAATTCTAACTCATCCAATTATTGAAACTAAATTAACAAAAATGCGTGATCAAAACACACCACATCACATTTTTAGAATGTTATTAGAAGAAATTTCTTCATTAATGGTTTATGAAATTTTAAGAGATTACAAAACAAAACCATTACATGTTAAAACTCCAACAAACAGCATTCACCACGGACAACAATTAGATGAAAAAATTGTTTTAGTTCCTATTTTAAGAGCTGGACTTGGAATGTTACAAGGAATTTTATCCTTAGTACCAACAGCACACGTTGGACATATAGGACTTTATAGAGAAGAAACTACTTTTGAAATTAAAAGCTATTATTTTAAACTTCCAACAGTAGAAAAGTCTTCAAAAATCTTCATTTTAGATCCTATGTTAGCAACAGGAAATTCAACTATTAAAGCAATTGACTTTGTTAAACAAGAAGGATTTACTGATATTACTTTAGTTAATTTAGTAGCAGCTCCAGAAGGAATAAAAGCAGTAGAAGCAAAACACCCAGATGTTAATATCTACGTAGCTGCAGTTGATTCTCACTTAAATGAGAAAAAATACATTGTTCCAGGTTTAGGAGATGCAGGAGATAGAATTTTTGGCACAAAATAA
- the deoC gene encoding deoxyribose-phosphate aldolase: MMIDYKKMIDHTLLKPEATSKDIIKLISQAKEYGFRGVCINSSWVKLAKEKLANSDLDIISVVGFPLGACNTQTKVFEAKLAVEHGATEIDVVINVGKFKEKVYDYVLNEIQQVKKAIGNKVLKVIIETALLTKEEIKKAAELVMIAKADFVKTSTGFSYRGATADDIELIKEVVGDKVQIKAAGGIKSISDLENYYKLGATRFGTSSSLTIFSLTSEKEKIIY, from the coding sequence ATAATGATTGATTATAAAAAAATGATTGACCACACTTTATTAAAACCAGAAGCTACTTCTAAAGACATAATAAAACTTATTTCTCAAGCTAAGGAATATGGATTTAGAGGTGTTTGTATAAATTCTAGTTGAGTAAAATTAGCTAAAGAAAAACTTGCAAATTCTGATTTAGACATAATTTCAGTAGTTGGCTTTCCTTTAGGAGCTTGCAATACACAAACAAAGGTTTTTGAAGCAAAATTAGCAGTTGAGCACGGAGCTACTGAAATCGATGTGGTTATAAATGTAGGAAAATTTAAAGAAAAAGTTTATGACTATGTTTTAAATGAAATTCAACAAGTTAAAAAAGCTATTGGAAATAAAGTTTTAAAAGTAATTATTGAAACAGCACTTTTAACTAAAGAAGAAATAAAAAAAGCAGCTGAATTGGTTATGATTGCAAAAGCTGACTTTGTAAAAACTTCAACAGGTTTTTCCTATAGAGGAGCCACTGCAGATGATATTGAACTTATTAAAGAAGTAGTAGGTGACAAAGTTCAGATTAAGGCAGCAGGCGGAATAAAATCTATTTCCGATTTAGAAAATTACTATAAATTAGGAGCTACTAGATTTGGTACTTCTTCATCTTTAACAATATTTTCACTTACTTCAGAAAAAGAAAAAATAATTTATTAG
- a CDS encoding thymidine phosphorylase produces the protein MNILEIINKKVHNKKISQQEFDFAINSYISGQIKDYQMSSFLMSILLNGLDKKETYFLTKSFVESGEVLDLSSIKGPKVDKHSTGGVGDKVTLIIGPILAALNINVAKMSGKGLGHTGGTIDKLESIPGFNTVLSDKQFINQIQKTHLSIIGQSKNLVPADKQIYALRDVTGTVDSIQLIASSIMSKKIATGADAILIDVKCGNGAFTKDLKSARALATELIEVGRKFKKNVHIHITNMSSPLGKMIGNKNEVLEAIKTLNLEGPKDLEEISVLSCVELMMLVNKKLTEKEAREKVYEVLRSKKALEKFYELVQNQGGDVNLLKSTKFWQPKYKLEIKAEQEGFLETTSALIFGQVAVLLGAGRQFKEQALDYEAGIELKKQNNDFVKKNEVLFVLYSSNPIDEQLKDELQKAYVIRQKPKKQKLILERLG, from the coding sequence GTGAATATTTTAGAAATAATAAATAAAAAAGTACATAACAAAAAAATCAGCCAACAAGAGTTTGATTTTGCTATAAATTCCTACATTTCTGGTCAAATAAAAGATTATCAAATGTCTTCTTTTTTGATGTCTATTCTCTTGAATGGCTTAGATAAAAAAGAAACTTATTTTTTAACAAAATCGTTTGTAGAATCTGGAGAAGTACTTGACTTATCAAGTATAAAAGGACCAAAAGTTGATAAACACTCAACTGGTGGAGTTGGTGATAAAGTAACTTTAATTATTGGTCCAATTCTAGCAGCCTTAAATATTAATGTAGCAAAAATGAGTGGAAAAGGTCTAGGTCACACAGGTGGAACAATTGACAAATTAGAATCTATTCCAGGATTTAATACAGTTTTATCTGACAAACAATTTATTAATCAGATTCAAAAAACACATTTAAGTATTATTGGTCAAAGCAAAAACTTAGTACCAGCTGATAAACAAATTTATGCTCTTCGTGATGTTACAGGAACTGTTGATTCAATTCAACTAATAGCTTCATCTATAATGTCAAAAAAAATTGCAACAGGAGCAGACGCCATATTAATAGATGTTAAATGTGGAAACGGCGCTTTTACGAAAGATTTAAAAAGTGCAAGAGCATTAGCAACAGAATTAATAGAGGTAGGAAGAAAATTTAAGAAAAATGTACACATTCATATAACAAATATGTCTTCGCCATTAGGTAAGATGATTGGAAATAAAAATGAAGTACTTGAAGCTATAAAAACCTTGAATTTAGAAGGTCCAAAAGACTTGGAAGAAATTAGTGTTTTATCTTGTGTAGAATTGATGATGCTTGTTAATAAAAAGCTTACTGAAAAAGAAGCAAGAGAAAAAGTTTATGAAGTTTTAAGAAGCAAAAAAGCTCTTGAAAAATTTTATGAGTTAGTTCAAAATCAAGGCGGTGACGTAAATCTTTTAAAATCAACTAAATTCTGACAGCCAAAATACAAGTTAGAAATTAAAGCAGAACAAGAAGGTTTTCTAGAAACAACATCAGCTCTAATCTTTGGTCAAGTTGCTGTTTTATTAGGTGCTGGACGTCAATTTAAAGAACAAGCTTTAGACTATGAAGCAGGAATAGAACTTAAAAAACAAAATAATGATTTTGTAAAGAAAAATGAAGTACTTTTTGTTCTTTATTCATCTAATCCTATTGATGAACAACTTAAAGATGAATTACAAAAAGCTTATGTTATTAGACAAAAACCAAAAAAACAAAAACTCATTTTAGAAAGACTTGGATAA